In the Vespa crabro chromosome 10, iyVesCrab1.2, whole genome shotgun sequence genome, one interval contains:
- the LOC124427723 gene encoding G kinase-anchoring protein 1-like — MATAVPSRFAVLSIEDDDYKPKKPQKSTSAGKTNQKGKGDKSKQQQQQQQQQQQQPKKDDKKKQSKGKKKKSTNEEQQWEQWKQKDSMAVEETFEQDLHQAILLSKLDYEEQLVNAAKTEKEQEQCKKGGKRSKKATMSLEEFNNMRTNTTQVPVITTESEENKSKELDAEFFERVDKEAKEEITKGKEKDMLKARLNKIDDDITSAQLRVEVENRDKIISQLRQEVETLKEELTQVKERNTKLYQILSHGEMKDKASVLAEVAKLQEIRDELTSEVASLHAQLEQERSKTRTSSVDVKSSKQSNKKRLATENA, encoded by the exons ATGGCGACCGCTGTTCCATCGCGATTTGCCGTTCTTAGTATTGAAGATGATGATTATAAGCCAAAGAAGCCTCAGAAGAGTACGTCGGCCGGTAAAACAAATCAAAAGGGCAAAGGTGACAAGTCgaagcaacagcaacaacagcagcaacaacaacaacaacagccgAAGAAAGATGACAAGAAAAAGCAAAGCAAG ggaaaaaagaaaaagtccaCTAACGAGGAACAACAATGGGAGCAGTGGAAACAAAAAGATTCTATG GCTGTCGAGGAAACATTTGAGCAAGATCTGCATCAAGCCATCTTGTTATCAAAATTAGATTATGAAGAACAATTAGTAAATGCTGCTAAAACTGAGAAGGAACAGGAACAATGTAAGAAAGGTGGTAAAAGGTCGAAGAAGGCAACCATGTCATTGGAGGAATTCAACAACATGAGAACAAACACAACGCAAGTTCCAGTTATAACAACCGAATCAGAAGAGAATAAGTCCAAAG AATTAGATGCAGAATTCTTCGAAAGGGTTGACAAAGAGGCGAAGGAAGAAATtacaaaagggaaagagaaagatatgttGAAAGCACGATTAAACAAAATAGACGATGATATTACATCAGCACAGTTAAGAGTTGAAGTGGAGaatagagataaaataattagtcAGCTCAGACAAGAAGTTGAGACGCTTAAAGAGGAGCTAACGCaggttaaagaaagaaatacaaaactTTATCAAATCCTTTCACACGGGGAGA tGAAGGACAAGGCATCGGTATTAGCAGAGGTAGCGAAATTACAAGAGATTCGCGACGAATTAACATCGGAAGTAGCATCTTTACATGCACAACTAGAACAAGAAAGATCCAAAACTCGTACGTCCAGTGTAGATGTTAAATCGTCCAAACAAAGt AACAAAAAGAGACTGGCTACCGAGAATGCCTAA
- the LOC124427721 gene encoding uncharacterized protein LOC124427721 has product MCEQTEINYLDGDIVWVKLGGCWWPGQVTGFHNLPEDIQREFQKKPLIAAVKFFQEDTYEYVKNYQQIYKYNCTLKDEFIRKGLDKYRSKIKDGASYMSKFPGDVEMAEKLTGGNPDILNSDKFSPEEKPDISALFGDKKVQKKKKDRDDSHRRSDGTENIRKITHPRFLKESDHEVRIRQQPSSLPSTPNSLSSPQYPCHLCSFTSSRVNVIICHIKSHRSGNSSVARSRVKTYSQSRSKDSDTPKRKYVKKEKNQHKSKIENTMDSGKRKQSKQNEKANKKKKSDPELREKLLADWDDESDEEISFDQNKSFNTSTSRSSPTRDQSYMDVSEEHKEATPSEITDTHEILAETEKLLRETEKFASINIEADALTSSAHKVECNIEEKEPLSPNLGKDELTDKFNKEKETTNLECENKHSTSDKDDKKSRLSCFDFDEDDVPEPSIPPVRKIPRVFGEKNLSLKKEIIKEFEMSQALRTEKEVESDKISATVEHDISKKSNKTDETILKNNLDVQDTEKIDDSSKSSDTNDETNNKLVESDENKSESKSEIISQDNEKQKSSNNCETELEIVEIVEVEKEEGEDTNSANIKIDKGSEPKTSSIDKNDSDKLMTDNETCVEDKTTIRETPPVTNNIIEKMEVSQDNTIAKQMDDTLSEQFTTETEDETVSESAETLPEQSESSDMDLTEVPKSEKDNILLRNPQEKLTFKIKRKRGRPRKSTESVDTSIDDNEKALKDNRSRTSESDTDRSYTARKRKPNKRYLESDESTQEEKSIFKTDDSQSEGDERFHEKPKVKSRRGKKLIGQKKKNIDSMKQMEELELSEEMMEVTEDNVKTAELSPKHVSSDQNDIATSEISLTLEKKSLDDEIISSTSQKTSLECTNMEVNEEQSDTTLLSESITLLPPKDAIIEPLKEETELLQVMNQETETDLILNKTSLDEELLKNENESASKTMELQTSNNADIQKQSDVSKTTIDMLPPKKSQIKKFELSQLDIPSESTTTDHDTESQEEENKFINIENKVNTTKPTDLENVSSESVSSENIEKTESKTSTDLNVEIEMKESIEITTAEDKKSQQIQIDTLVSEDIAQCDKQIESKKSPEKEGQDSKSEDIESMPKDVMKTSNDSHTLKKLMQTRYKGKVIPEAGVKSKKEKDSFLDEKPINTFQEAFLKTLQMDKKKDVLEDNELISNKGKEGKKSIKRKSDELNNVNTVILGIQDVKVGNVEDNKDLSENVSNLQSQENLSDVSIMSGFHGVEVVVQENIETDAKVDEPVLQNTNQTPSSSHDYNLISQTLLPMIEDTAKSTNLDFQKMEESPKVEVPAPSPTSEASIPVKKREMPRIIENVALTEPMQILKSKLLDKLPQKGIKHKLDSDTKRNDPKGSPKAKIMKIESLPSNSKMKTGLKVNSPNLSLTQKLQVLKAEETENAAIEKANVQTSQALTAASSGTEKYIQQSSQSLADMELDINSMPFVLSEDVLTPENIEQMPVVISSIIPASSSVAPTLSLTPTTQVVTPNQMQLKSVNESTSEASPAKKKSGTPAILKNKYRAKPIITSIRTIVPPLTGGVKGLKFQNTPAGKAPPILTQKASPGKYVVVHTSAGPQLRYSVQGKSGGQQKIAVSPGKGTGNPQVVHQGGKVVIFTSAQSGQTKMIPLNISKTLSGKRIMTNKGQLLCPISPQNIVSSKTIIAPKGDSNSPTTSKLGPKIINTPSIITSKGVLTPLSGTITKTALLGTLSQSILTKGGIYTPISASALGGRTIINSKTLVTKGATILPSQNLGGPKAILTPISQTIGGKPILGTNIVTSKGTVLTPVTGQQVKAIVAKSPSKSGKVQSQSMQQKAQMSSIQKAQKIPMSSSSQTRGSSSSKSSSNTMVFQSTGSSSKVASQNKKISKQMAIQQSTAIQNLSSQSNTSQTVTSQVQQKGKSVSSSNVQKVFIPRSGGRQSRNQQKIVVQKMQEANTAQNIHSKQNILSPHTTLPNISKAITQHKHTSANTMTSKSNTKTHMINKASQKNLLNIAMNSVSGTNLNTNLSAPLSLPPLEPIEPEKKLKIDNTIIENVQKDQSKVEKIHSEKSTEMEKIDEPKVTTQPQIMALPTESSDGTQTYVLVTIDEQGQIQPLDNNTLMSLEGTTQNPDGTRTLYIDPSSLGEAGTLDNIVLQFDNGVLPNVTTSTNEPSQTIMSESFPTSEIIQTSNQDILAAALANTDFQQEINLPENPTGSVMTTGLTQTSLINQTILQSTIIPPTEPISSPSVLETSLTLNQPIMTPLEVPSNLPIQSESSTSVVSTIPSSLELPITITNPNISYISAGETQIQIPGNSMPDIGEIMDSSTSTEIARTDIPTSTQYLVIPNLDENMTVKTQEAVSGTNVSYSVSLPCNIVLETTQVQTTPSMPIIDDTYADNTQFSTSIQSSIATEHSFADVPVSEMLVSKASITSPVNVQMSDITVASEMNVTTPEVPISSQNSSTSTSETCVLKKTEDTTMPLEEIYPSQEIPVSSQELILQGNIKKDVTHDITVTAQEKISDNENILNMQLVDQAVNSMTSSMPILDNNALIQTESNIKVQSVEHMTYEVTDSGDMETSSQEADTESKFKQFSYKDDVADIKVASPTLVEQTTTTNQTETMHEVLQGMTVVQSLNNTNTEDIKVEEAVDSEMYNSTVKPSEDCQTDEPSSQDESDGNHVQRNIQIHFGKTQVESNQETPSQSFEQFDISMTSDPADLPSQSASKLENSGEPSQSVTYEPMETDEETIAGEPPTQSFEHLKQNEASQSYETSTEMNVNAPTQSFNELMQSHDGRIVTNEAIDDQSFPTQSYEVGKVENIPDNLETDAEISQEGNIPSQSNDIGTDGIGTSSVSTNNSGLNEDETASSSYVPETPENQERDQDQESAISTSSYEIPPCEELNIASSSTIPDTSVRTEHTSIHDNGVPEIPTSSYNLNPDITSTHIDSVPTSSYEDQVIVEQNVSTSYEVPVSMPGLEETSSQNFVTESTDHRNEPSSYYTHHQEVTASYYESVDQEGNSRLEEDPQEEVTPSYYEGNPQVASQSYFTPEEATPSYSSRNVSSGYYGHRPESEASQSYYSADDLEKTEQSNSQNIEASQSFYQEHTDELRLRQQGEATPTYSERYPVDYTLDNSPIERHDLVESSVPATKPMER; this is encoded by the exons ATGTGCGAACaaacagaaataaattatttggatGGTGATATCGTTTGGGTGAAGCTAGGAGGATGTTGGTGGCCAGGACAAGTTACTGGTTTTCATAATTTACCAGAAGACATTCAACGTGAGTTTCAAAAGAAACCATTGATTGCTGCTGTTAAGTTCTTCCAAGAAGATACATA TGAATACGTCAAAAATTATcaacaaatttataaatataattgtacgCTCAAAGATGAATTTATTAGGAAAGGTTTGg ATAAATATAGGAGTAAGATCAAAGATGGTGCTAGTTACATGTCCAAATTTCCTGGTGATGTTGAAATGGCAGAAAAACTGACTGGAGGAAATCCAGATATATTGAATAGTGATAAATTTAGTCCTGAAGAAAAGCCAGATATATCTGCATTATTTGGAGATAAAAAAGtgcagaagaagaaaaaagatcgagaTGATTCACATAGAAGGAGTGATGGTActgaaaatataagaaaaattacacATCCTCGATTTTTGAAAGAAAGTGATCACGAAGTTCGTATTCGTCAGCAACCAAGTAGCTTACCTAGCACACCGAATAGCTTATCTTCTCCACAATATCCTTGTCATTTGTGCAGTTTTACTTCTTCTCGAGTTAACGTTATCATTTGTCACATAAAAAGTCATAGATCTGGTAATTCATCTGTGGCAAGATCAAGAGTGAAAACTTATTCGCAATCGAGAAGTAAAGATTCTGATACACCTAAGAGAAAATACgttaaaaaggagaagaatcaacataaaagtaaaattgaaaatactaTGGAttcaggaaaaagaaaacaaagtaaaCAGAATGAAAAAGccaacaaaaagaagaaatcagaCCCTGAACTTCGTGAAAAACTATTAGCAGATTGGGACGATGAATCTGATGAAGAAATCAGTTTTGatcaaaataaatcttttaatacTAGTACAAGTAGAAGTTCACCCACAAGAGATCAATCATATATGGATGTTAGCGAAGAGCATAAGGAAGCAACACCTTCGGAGATTACAGATACCCATGAAATTCTTGCAGAAACTGAAAAATTACTTAGGGAAACTGAAAAATTTGCATCCATTAATATAGAGGCAGATGCATTGACTAGTAGTGCACACAAAGTTGAATgtaatatagaagaaaaagagccATTATCTCCAAATCTTGGTAAAGATGAATTAACAGATAAGTtcaataaagagaaagaaacgacaaaTTTAGAATGTGAGAATAAACATTCTACATCTGATAAGGATGACAAAAAATCTCGATTATCTTGTTTTGATTTCGATGAAGATGATGTGCCTGAGCCATCTATACCACCTGTAAGAAAAATTCCAAGAGTTTTTGGTGAAAAGAATTTatctttaaagaaagaaataattaaagaatttgAAATGAGTCAAGCTTtaagaacagagaaagaagTGGAAAGTGATAAAATATCAGCTACAGTGGAACATGACATATCTAAGAAGAGTAATAAAACCGAtgaaactatattaaaaaataatttagatgTACAAGATACTGAAAAGATCGATGATAGTAGTAAAAGTTCAGATACAAATGATGAAACTAATAATAAGTTAGTTGAAAGTGATGAAAACAAAAGTGAAAGCAAAAGTGAAATAATATCACAAgacaatgaaaaacaaaagtcTAGTAATAATTGTGAAACTGAATTAGAAATAGTAGAAATTGTTGAAGTTGAAAAGGAAGAGGGTGAAGATACGAATTCtgcaaatattaaaattgataaggGATCAGAGCCTAAAACTTCTTcaatagataaaaatgattctGACAAACTTATGACAGATAATGAAACGTGTGTAGAAGACAAGACCACAATTAGGGAAACACCACctgttacaaataatataatagaaaaaatggaaGTAAGTCAGGATAATACAATTGCAAAACAAATGGATGATACACTATCAGAACAATTCACTACAGAAACAGAGGATGAAACTGTTTCTGAATCAGCAGAGACTCTTCCTGAGCAAAGTGAAAGCTCTGATATGGATTTGACTGAAGTGCCTAAATCTGAGaaggataatattttattacgtaaTCCACAAGAAAAATTGACTTTCaagattaaaaggaaaagagggaggCCACGAAAAAGTACAGAATCTGTAGATACTTCTAttgatgataatgaaaaagcattaaaagataatagaagTAGAACATCAGAATCTGATACTGATCGTTCATATACtgcaaggaaaagaaaaccaaataaaagatatttagaGTCAGATGAATCTacgcaagaagaaaaaagcattTTTAAAACTGATGATAGCCAATCTGAGGGCGATGAAAGATTTCATGAAAAACCAAAGGTTAAATCtagaagggggaaaaaattaataggacaaaaaaagaagaatattgaTTCAATGAAGCAAATGGAAGAATTGGAACTGTCTGAAGAAATGATGGAAGTTACAGAAGATAATGTCAAAACGGCGGAACTTAGTCCAAAGCATGTTTCTTCTGATCAAAATGATATTGCAACAAGTGAAATATCTTTGACGCTGGAAAAGAAATCTTTGGATGATGAAATTATTAGCAGTACTTCTCAAAAAACGTCCCTTGAATGTACAAATATGGAAGTTAATGAGGAACAATCAGATACAACTCTTTTGTCAGAGagtataacattattaccACCCAAAGATGCTATAATTGAACCGCTAAAGGAAGAAACTGAATTATTACAAGTTATGAATCAGGAAACAGAAACAGatcttatattaaataaaacttcTCTTGATGaggaattattaaagaatgaaaatgaaagcgCTTCAAAAACAATGGAACTTCAAACTTCTAACAATGCAGATATACAAAAACAATCAGATGTTTCAAAAACTACCATTGATATGTTACCACCAAAGAAatctcaaataaaaaaatttgagtTGTCACAGCTTGATATTCCTTCTGAAAGCACTACCACAGATCATGATACTGAAtctcaagaagaagaaaataaattcattaatattgagAATAAGGTAAATACAACAAAGCCAACAGATTTAGAAAATGTTTCATCAGAAAGTGTTTCatcagaaaatattgaaaaaacagaaagtaaAACATCGACTGATCTAAATGttgaaattgaaatgaaagaaagtatAGAAATTACGACTGcagaagataaaaaatcaCAACAAATACAAATTGATACACTTGTCTCAGAAGATATTGCACAATGTGATAAGCAAATAGAAAGTAAGAAGTCCCCTGAAAAAGAAGGGCAAGATTCTAAATCTGAGGATATAGAATCAATGCCTAAGGATGTTATGAAGACATCGAATGATTCACatacattgaaaaaattaatgcaAACTAGGTATAAAGGAAAAGTAATTCCAGAAGCGGgagtaaaatcaaaaaaagaaaaagatagtttCTTGGATGAGAAACCAATAAATACATTTCAAGAAGCTTTTTTAAAGACTTTACAGATggacaagaaaaaagacgTTTTAGAAGATaacgaattaatttctaacaaaggaaaagaaggtaAGAAGtcaattaaacgaaaaagtgATGAGCTCAATAATGTAAATACAGTAATACTTGGTATACAAGATGTCAAAGTTGGAAATGTAGAAGACAATAAAGATCTATCAGAAAATGTTTCTAATCTACAAAGTCAAGAAAATCTTTCAGATGTTTCCATTATGAGTGGGTTTCATGGCGTTGAAGTAGTAGTACAAGAGAATATTGAAACTGATGCAAAAGTTGATGAACCTGTCTTGCAGAATACTAATCAAACGCCATCTTCATCTCATGACTACAATCTAATATCACAAACTCTATTACCAATGATAGAAGATACTGCAAAATCTACAAATTTAGACTTTCAAAAGATGGAGGAATCGCCAAAAGTAGAAGTTCCTGCTCCTTCACCGACCTCCGAAGCTAGTATACCGGTAAAAAAGCGTGAAATGCCAAGAATCATAGAAAATGTTGCTTTAACAGAGCCAATGCAAATTTTAAAATCAAAACTATTAGACAAATTACCCcagaaaggaataaaacataaattaGATAGtgatacaaaaagaaatgatccAAAAGGAAGTCCAAAAgcaaaaattatgaaaatagaaTCTTTACCTTCTAACAGTAAAATGAAAACTGGATTAAAGGTAAATTCTCCGAATCTTTCGTTAACGCAAAAACTTCAAGTTTTAAAGGCTGAAGAAACTGAAAATGCTGCAATTGAAAAAGCAAATGTACAAACAAGTCAGGCCCTAACAGCAGCATCATCAGGAactgaaaaatatattcaacaaAGTTCACAAAGTTTGGCTGATATGGAGTTAGATATTAATTCAATGCCATTTGTTTTAAGTGAAGATGTATTAACCCCAGAAAATATAGAACAAATGCCTGTTGTTATATCATCTATCATACCAGCATCTAGTTCAGTAGCACCTACATTATCTCTTACTCCTACTACTCAGGTTGTAACGCCTAATCAAATGCAACTTAAATCTGTAAATGAGAGTACTTCTGAAGCGTCAcctgcaaaaaagaaaagtggaaCACCTGCAATTCTGAAGAATAAATACAGGGCAAAACCTATAATTACAAGTATTAGAACAATTGTACCACCGCTGACTGGAGGTGTAAAAGGATTAAAATTCCAAAACACACCAGCTGGCAAAGCACCACCTATTTTAACACAAAAGGCATCACCTGGAAAATATGTAGTAGTACATACATCTGCAGGTCCACAGTTACGGTATAGCGTACAGGGGAAATCTGGAGGGCAACAAAAAATTGCTGTATCACCAGGGAAAGGTACAGGAAATCCTCAAGTAGTACATCAAGGTGGAAAAGTAGTCATATTTACATCAGCACAATCTGGTCAAACGAAGATGATAccattaaatatatcaaaaacaTTAAGTGGTAAGAGAATTATGACAAACAAAGGTCAACTTCTGTGTCCTATCAGTCCACAAAATATTGTATCTTCAAAGACTATTATTGCTCCAAAAGGAGACAGCAATTCACCTACAACATCTAAACTTGGtccaaaaattataaatacaccAAGTATTATTACTTCCAAAGGAGTGTTGACACCTTTATCAGGAACTATTACAAAAACTGCTTTATTAGGGACCTTGTCGCAAAGTATTCTAACAAAAGGTGGAATATATACTCCTATAAGCGCTTCTGCTTTAGGAGGtagaacaattataaattctaAAACTTTAGTTACAAAAGGTGCTACAATATTACCTTCTCAAAATTTAGGTGGACCAAAAGCTATTCTGACACCAATATCTCAAACCATTGGAGGAAAACCAATTCTTGGCACAAATATTGTTACATCTAAAGGTACAGTTCTTACTCCAGTGACTGGTCAACAAGTTAAAGCGATAGTGGCAAAAAGTCCGTCAAAAAGCGGTAAAGTGCAATCTCAGTCGATGCAACAGAAAGCACAAATGTCTAGTATACAAAAAGCCCAAAAAATTCCAATGTCTTCTTCATCGCAAACTAGAGGTTCCTCATCATCAAAATCATCAAGTAATACTATGGTATTCCAAAGTACTGGATCGAGTTCCAAAGTTGCttcacaaaataaaaaaataagcaaaCAAATGGCTATTCAACAGAGCACTGCTATACAGAATCTTTCAAGTCAAAGTAATACATCACAAACGGTAACATCGCAAGTTCAACAGAAAGGAAAATCTGTATCTTCATCCAATGTCCAAAAAGTTTTTATTCCTCGAAGCGGTGGCCGTCAGTCAAGAAATCAGCAAAAAATTGTCGTTCAAAAGATGCAAGAAGCAAATACAGCACAAAATATTCActcaaaacaaaatattttaagtcCTCATACCACATTACCCAATATTTCTAAGGCCATAACACAACATAAACACACAAGTGCAAATACAATGACCTCTAAAAGTAACACAAAAActcatatgataaataaagcTTCTCagaagaatttattaaatattgccATGAACTCTGTATCTGGTACAAATCTAAATACCAATTTGTCTGCACCATTATCTTTACCACCTTTAGAACCTATTGAACcagagaaaaaattgaaaatagataatacaattattgaaAACGTACAAAAGGATCAATCAAAAGTAGAGAAAATTCATTCAGAAAAGAGTACAGAAATGGAGAAAATAGATGAGCCAAAGGTAACTACCCAGCCACAGATCATGGCTTTACCAACAGAAAGTAGTGATGGTACCCAAACCTATGTTTTGGTAACTATCGATGAACAAGGTCAAATACAAccattagataataatacacTTATGTCCCTCGAGGGAACAACTCAAAATCCAGATGGAACAAgaactttatatatagatcCTAGTTCATTAGGAGAGGCTGGAACATTGGATAATATTGTTCTCCAATTTGACAATGGAGTCCTTCCAAATGTAACAACCAGTACTAATGAACCAAGCCAAACTATAATGTCAGAAAGTTTTCCTACGTCAGAAATTATACAAACATCAAATCAAGATATTTTAGCGGCAGCTCTAGCCAACACTGATTTTCAACAAGAAATTAATCTACCTGAAAATCCAACAGGAAGTGTAATGACTACTGGATTGACTCAGACTAGCTTAATTAATCAAACAATTCTACAATCAACCATTATACCACCAACAGAGCCAATATCTTCTCCATCTGTGTTAGAGACATCATTGACTTTGAATCAACCGATTATGACACCACTTGAAGTTCCAAGTAATCTCCCAATTCAATCAGAGTCCTCAACTTCTGTAGTTTCAACAATACCATCTTCTTTAGAATTACCAATTACTATTACAAATccgaatatttcatatatatctgCAGGAGAAACGCAAATTCAAATTCCTGGTAATTCTATGCCAGATATTGGAGAAATTATGGATAGTTCAACTTCAACTGAAATTGCAAGAACAGACATTCCTACTAGTACTCAATATTTAGTAATACCTAATTTAGATGAAAATATGACTGTTAAGACCCAAGAGGCTGTAAGTGGTACCAATGTTTCTTATTCAGTTTCATTACCTTGCAATATTGTATTAGAAACTACACAGGTACAAACCACTCCATCAATGCCTATAATAGATGATACATATGCAGATAATACTCAATTTTCGACATCCATACAAAGTTCAATTGCTACAGAACACAGTTTTGCTGATGTACCAGTATCTGAAATGTTAGTTTCTAAAGCTTCTATCACATCTCCAGTAAATGTACAAATGTCAGATATTACAGTTGCATCAGAAATGAATGTTACCACTCCAGAAGTTCCTATATCATCTCAAAATTCATCTACTTCAACAAGTGAAACTTGTGTACTAAAAAAGACAGAGGATACTACAATGCCTTTAGAAGAAATTTATCCATCTCAAGAAATTCCTGTTTCATCTCAAGAACTAATTTTACAAggaaacattaaaaaagatGTAACGCATGACATAACAGTTACTgcacaagaaaaaatatctgataatgaaaatatattaaatatgcaATTAGTGGATCAAGCTGTAAATTCTATGACTAGTAGCATGCCTATTTTAGACAACAATGCTTTAATACAAACAGAATCTAATATAAAAGTACAATCTGTAGAACATATGACATATGAAGTAACAGATTCAGGTGATATGGAAACCTCTTCCCAAGAAGCAGATACTGAAAGTAAATTTAAGCAATTTTCTTATAAGGATGATGTTGCTGATATTAAAGTTGCTTCACCAACGCTGGTAGAACAAACTACAACAACAAATCAAACAGAAACAATGCATGAAGTATTGCAAGGTATGACTGTAGTCCAATCgttaaataatactaatacagaagatataaaagtagaagaagcTGTTGATTCAGAAATGTATAATTCTACAGTAAAACCGTCGGAAGATTGTCAAACAGATGAACCATCATCGCAAGATGAATCAGATGGTAATCATGTCCAACGGAACATTCAAATACATTTCGGAAAAACTCAAGTAGAAAGTAATCAGGAAACGCCATCGCAATCCTTCGAACAATTTGATATATCAATGACAAGTGATCCTGCAGATTTACCCAGTCAATCTGCGTCTAAACTTGAAAATTCTGGTGAACCATCACAGTCAGTTACATATGAACCAATGGAAACGGACGAAGAAACAATTGCTGGAGAACCACCAACTCAATCGTTCGAacatttaaaacaaaatgaagCTTCTCAGTCATATGAGACGTCTACTGAGATGAATGTAAATGCACCCACGCAGTCTTTCAACGAACTAATGCAAAGTCACGATGGAAGAATTGTTACGAATGAAGCGATTGATGATCAAAGTTTTCCAACACAAAGTTATGAAGTTGGTAAAGTAGAAAATATACCGGATAATTTAGAAACAGATGCAGAAATTAGTCAAGAAGGCAATATACCATCTCAATCAAATGACATTGGGACTGATGGTATTGGCACATCATCGGTTTCTACTAATAACTCTGGCCTGAATGAAGATGAGACAGCTAGTTCATCATATGTTCCAGAGACTCCTGAAAATCAAGAAAGAGATCAGGATCAAGAAAGTGCTATAAGTACCTCATCATATGAAATCCCACCTTGTGAGGAATTAAACATTGCTTCATCCAGTACAATACCTGATACATCAGTTAGGACAGAACATACGAGTATCCATGACAATGGAGTACCTGAAATACCTACATCTTCATACAATCTAAATCCAGATATTACTTCTACTCATATTGATTCTGTACCTACATCAAGTTATGAGGATCAAGTTATAGTAGAACAAAATGTTTCAACCTCTTATGAGGTTCCAGTATCAATGCCTGGCCTAGAAGAAACGTCCTCACAAAATTTTGTTACAGAAAGTACAGATCATAGAAATGAACCCTCCAGCTATTATACCCATCATCAAGAAGTAACTGCAAGTTATTACGAATCTGTTGATCAAGAAGGAAATTCTAGATTGGAAGAGGATCCACAAGAGGAGGTAACTCCTAGTTATTATGAAGGTAATCCACAAGTAGCAAGTCAAAGCTACTTTACACCAGAAGAAGCAACTCCAAGTTATTCCAGTAGAAATGTTTCTTCGGGTTATTATGGTCATAGACCAGAGAGTGAAGCCAGTCAAAGTTATTATTCAGCAGATGATTTAGAAAAAACAGAACAATCAAATTCACAGAACATTGAAGCATCGCAAAGTTTTTATCAAGAGCATACTGATGAATTACGATTAAGACAACAAGGAGAAGCTACTCCGACATATTCAGAACGATATCCCGTTGATTATACATTGGACAATTCGCCAATAGAGAGGCATGACCTTGTAGAAAGTTCTGTACCAGCCACTAAGCCTATGGAAAGGTAA